In Drosophila santomea strain STO CAGO 1482 chromosome 3L, Prin_Dsan_1.1, whole genome shotgun sequence, a single window of DNA contains:
- the LOC120447901 gene encoding tyrosine-protein phosphatase non-receptor type 61F isoform X2: MSEQKTSGSGSAVTARLQIEAEYKDKGPQWHRFYKEICEICDREAKEKQFSTSESERHTNRGLNRYRDVNPYDHSRIVLKRGSVDYINANLVQLERADRQYILTQGPLVDTVGHFWLMVWEQKSRAILMLNKLMEKKQIKCHLYWPNEMGADKALKLPHVKLTVELVRLETYQNFVRRWFKLTDLETQQSREVMQFHYTTWPDFGIPSSPNAFLKFLQQVRDSGCLSRDVGPAVVHCSAGIGRSGTFCLVDCCLVLIDKYGECNVSKVLCELRSYRMGLIQTADQLDFSYQAIIEGIKKLHDPTFLDAEEPIISNDTETHTLDELPPPLPPRIQSLNLPLAPNSGGILSLNMRAAQANGAESIGKELSKDALNNFINQHDMIHDAEVADSRPLPPLPVRAFNESDSEEDYLLDDDDEDDTDEDEEYETINEHDADPVNGPVPATTQPHADDVNANNEKPAVPVDEQHKANGIDPIPGQLPASPENELKRRKRNEYQASLEQKVNDIKRKQRENEDNQLAAKKRRRENRHKKSKTK, translated from the exons ATGAGCGAGCAGAAAACGAGTGGGAGTGGGTCAGCGGTCACGGCCCGTCTGCAAATCGAGGCGGAGTACAAGGACAAAGGACCGCAATGGCATCGCTTTTACAAG GAAATTTGTGAGATCTGCGACAGGGAGGCGAAGGAGAAGCAGTTCAGCACCTCGGAATCGGAACGTCACACCAACCGCGGCCTGAATCGCTATCGGGATGTGAATCCGTACGACCATTCCCGCATTGTTCTGAAGCGCGGCAGCGTGGACTACATCAATGCGAACCTGGTTCAG CTGGAGCGCGCCGATCGCCAGTACATCCTGACGCAAGGACCGCTGGTGGACACAGTGGGTCACTTCTGGCTGATGGTATGGGAGCAGAAGTCCCGGGCGATTCTCATGCTCAACAAGCTGATGGAGAAGAAACAGATCAAGTGCCACCTCTACTGGCCCAACGAGATGGGAGCCGACAAGGCCCTGAAGCTCCCCCACGTTAAACTCACCGTGGAGCTAGTTCGTCTCGAGACTTACCAGAACTTTGTGCGGCGATGGTTCAA GCTAACCGATCTCGAAACTCAGCAGAGCCGTGAAGTGATGCAGTTCCACTACACCACATGGCCGGACTTTGGCATTCCCAGCTCGCCGAATGCATTCCTTAAGTTCTTGCAGCAGGTTCGCGACTCTGGCTGCCTCAGCCGCGACGTGGGTCCGGCCGTGGTGCACTGCAGTGCCGGAATTGGGCGGTCGGGCACCTTCTGCCTGGTGGACTGCTGCCTGGTCCTGATCGACAAGTACGGAGAGTGCAATGTGTCCAAGGTGCTCTGCGAGCTGCGCAGCTACCGCATGGGCCTCATTCAGACCGCCGACCAGCTGGACTTCTCCTACCAGGCGATCATCGAGGGCATCAAAAAGCTGCACGATCCC ACCTTTCTGGACGCTGAAGAACCCATCATTAGCAACgacacagagacacacacactggaTGAGCTGCCGCCGCCGTTGCCGCCACGCATCCAATCGCTTAACCTGCCACTGGCCCCCAATTCCGGCGGCATACTTTCGCTTAATATGCGCGCCGCCCAGGCTAATGGCGCTGAGAGTATCGGCAAAGAGCTGAGCAAGGACGCCCTGAACAACTTCATTAACCAGCACGATATGATCCACGATGCCGAGGTGGCCGACAGCCGTCCCTTGCCGCCATTACCCGTGAGAGCTTTCAACGAGTCGGACAGCGAGGAGGATTACTTGCTggatgacgacgacgaggacgacaCAGATGAGGACGAGGAGTACGAGACCATTAACGAGCACGATGCCGATCCAGTTAATGGCCCCGTGCCCGCAACAACACAGCCACATGCCGACGATGTCAATGCCAACAACGAGAAGCCAGCGGTGCCAGTCGATGAGCAGCACAAGGCGAACGGCATCGATCCAATTCCAGGCCAACTCCCAGCCAG TCCCGAGAACGAGCTGAAGCGGCGAAAACGCAACGAATACCAGGCCAGCCTGGAGCAGAAGGTCAACGACATCAAGCGGAAGCAGCGGGAGAACGAGGACAACCAGCTGGCGGCAAAGAAACGAAG
- the LOC120447901 gene encoding tyrosine-protein phosphatase non-receptor type 61F isoform X1 produces MSEQKTSGSGSAVTARLQIEAEYKDKGPQWHRFYKEICEICDREAKEKQFSTSESERHTNRGLNRYRDVNPYDHSRIVLKRGSVDYINANLVQLERADRQYILTQGPLVDTVGHFWLMVWEQKSRAILMLNKLMEKKQIKCHLYWPNEMGADKALKLPHVKLTVELVRLETYQNFVRRWFKLTDLETQQSREVMQFHYTTWPDFGIPSSPNAFLKFLQQVRDSGCLSRDVGPAVVHCSAGIGRSGTFCLVDCCLVLIDKYGECNVSKVLCELRSYRMGLIQTADQLDFSYQAIIEGIKKLHDPTFLDAEEPIISNDTETHTLDELPPPLPPRIQSLNLPLAPNSGGILSLNMRAAQANGAESIGKELSKDALNNFINQHDMIHDAEVADSRPLPPLPVRAFNESDSEEDYLLDDDDEDDTDEDEEYETINEHDADPVNGPVPATTQPHADDVNANNEKPAVPVDEQHKANGIDPIPGQLPASPENELKRRKRNEYQASLEQKVNDIKRKQRENEDNQLAAKKRRSLLTYFAAGVVVSVICAYAYTKLG; encoded by the exons ATGAGCGAGCAGAAAACGAGTGGGAGTGGGTCAGCGGTCACGGCCCGTCTGCAAATCGAGGCGGAGTACAAGGACAAAGGACCGCAATGGCATCGCTTTTACAAG GAAATTTGTGAGATCTGCGACAGGGAGGCGAAGGAGAAGCAGTTCAGCACCTCGGAATCGGAACGTCACACCAACCGCGGCCTGAATCGCTATCGGGATGTGAATCCGTACGACCATTCCCGCATTGTTCTGAAGCGCGGCAGCGTGGACTACATCAATGCGAACCTGGTTCAG CTGGAGCGCGCCGATCGCCAGTACATCCTGACGCAAGGACCGCTGGTGGACACAGTGGGTCACTTCTGGCTGATGGTATGGGAGCAGAAGTCCCGGGCGATTCTCATGCTCAACAAGCTGATGGAGAAGAAACAGATCAAGTGCCACCTCTACTGGCCCAACGAGATGGGAGCCGACAAGGCCCTGAAGCTCCCCCACGTTAAACTCACCGTGGAGCTAGTTCGTCTCGAGACTTACCAGAACTTTGTGCGGCGATGGTTCAA GCTAACCGATCTCGAAACTCAGCAGAGCCGTGAAGTGATGCAGTTCCACTACACCACATGGCCGGACTTTGGCATTCCCAGCTCGCCGAATGCATTCCTTAAGTTCTTGCAGCAGGTTCGCGACTCTGGCTGCCTCAGCCGCGACGTGGGTCCGGCCGTGGTGCACTGCAGTGCCGGAATTGGGCGGTCGGGCACCTTCTGCCTGGTGGACTGCTGCCTGGTCCTGATCGACAAGTACGGAGAGTGCAATGTGTCCAAGGTGCTCTGCGAGCTGCGCAGCTACCGCATGGGCCTCATTCAGACCGCCGACCAGCTGGACTTCTCCTACCAGGCGATCATCGAGGGCATCAAAAAGCTGCACGATCCC ACCTTTCTGGACGCTGAAGAACCCATCATTAGCAACgacacagagacacacacactggaTGAGCTGCCGCCGCCGTTGCCGCCACGCATCCAATCGCTTAACCTGCCACTGGCCCCCAATTCCGGCGGCATACTTTCGCTTAATATGCGCGCCGCCCAGGCTAATGGCGCTGAGAGTATCGGCAAAGAGCTGAGCAAGGACGCCCTGAACAACTTCATTAACCAGCACGATATGATCCACGATGCCGAGGTGGCCGACAGCCGTCCCTTGCCGCCATTACCCGTGAGAGCTTTCAACGAGTCGGACAGCGAGGAGGATTACTTGCTggatgacgacgacgaggacgacaCAGATGAGGACGAGGAGTACGAGACCATTAACGAGCACGATGCCGATCCAGTTAATGGCCCCGTGCCCGCAACAACACAGCCACATGCCGACGATGTCAATGCCAACAACGAGAAGCCAGCGGTGCCAGTCGATGAGCAGCACAAGGCGAACGGCATCGATCCAATTCCAGGCCAACTCCCAGCCAG TCCCGAGAACGAGCTGAAGCGGCGAAAACGCAACGAATACCAGGCCAGCCTGGAGCAGAAGGTCAACGACATCAAGCGGAAGCAGCGGGAGAACGAGGACAACCAGCTGGCGGCAAAGAAACGAAGGTCATTACTCACATATTTCGCCGCTGGTGTTGTGGTGAGCGTGATCTGCGCCTACGCATACACGAAGCTAGGTTAA
- the LOC120447903 gene encoding uncharacterized protein K12H4.2, whose protein sequence is MLTRVFRLVHDRRLSVPVLRCFHHEFTKPPQQPAKGQEVEGNPAKTLVAGVQNKYKIFRDEEATEIFDVEEARNLEQELPEQEVEPDQYYGLNLKRGVRGVFDVEDLVELLRKENVDDIFVCYVPENLKYVDHLVVCSGRSYRHMLTTAEFVRRMFKIKRTKGDILPRIEGDKSRDWMAMDLGNIALHIFSPSAREEYDLESLWAIGSQYDRESQKLHNPYDDIFMAQTPISDVGNSKLKP, encoded by the exons ATGCTGACCCGCGTGTTCCGCCTGGTTCACGACAGACGCCTGAGTGTGCCTGTCCTGCGTTGCTTCCACCACGAGTTTACAAAGCCGCCACAACAGCCAGCCAAGGGCCAGGAAGTCGAAGGTAATCCCGCAAAGACTTTGGTTGCCGGCGTGCAGAACAAGTACAAAATATTCCGTGATGAGGAGGCCACGGAGATTTTTGATGTGGAGGAAGCGCGCAATCTGGAGCAGGAACTTCCAGAGCAGGAAGTGGAGCCGGATCAGTATTACGGCCTAAATTTAAAGC GTGGAGTTCGCGGAGTTTTTGATGTTGAGGACTTGGTTGAGCTGCTACGAAAGGAAAATGTGGACGATATATTCGTCTGCTACGTGCCGGAAAACCTGAAGTATGTGGACCACCTGGTGGTCTGCAGTGGACGCAGTTACCGGCACATGCTGACCACGGCGGAGTTCGTGCGCCGAATGTTTAAGATTAAGCGCACCAAGGGTGACATTCTGCCACGCATCGAGGGCGATAAGAGCCGGGATTGGATGGCCATGGACTTGG gCAACATTGCCCTGCACATATTTTCACCCAGTGCTCGCGAGGAATACGATCTGGAGTCGCTGTGGGCCATTGGCTCACAATACGACCGCGAAAGTCAAAAGCTGCACAATCCCTATGACGATATTTTCATGGCCCAAACTCCCATTTCTGATGTGGGAAATTCGAAACTAAAGCCATAA